A window of the Lactuca sativa cultivar Salinas chromosome 7, Lsat_Salinas_v11, whole genome shotgun sequence genome harbors these coding sequences:
- the LOC111880811 gene encoding subtilisin-like protease SBT5.6 translates to MNTFLFLPLLLWLPLLASSFDTKVYIVYLRHNDDDGEKTLHEIEENHLSYLFSVKKYEDEVRSCLLYSYKHSMNGFAALLTIDEASQLSDMKEVVKVIPSHEMEYSLHTTRSWEFSGLDEDLKPNQLDKNDLLSKSQYGKDVIVGMMDSGVWPESESFNDRGMGPIPVSWKGICQTGPSFKTTNCNRKLIGARYYLKGYEARYGPLNTTKDSRSPRDMDGHGTHTASTVGGRGVPHISALGGFSAGTAFGGAPQARLAIYKVCWAVPNKGKEDGNTCLFEDMLAAFDDAIKDGVHILSISIGSSTPINYTNDGLALGALQAVKNNILVVCSGGNEGPTVSTVVNTAPWLLTVAASSIDRAFVAPVQLGNGIKIKGQSATPYKLPQRKMYKLVYAAEVVNEDVPKTYISGQCLPGSLSPQKAKGKIVFCMRGNGTRVGKGMEVKRAGGIGYILGNSPANGAELTVDAHVLPATAVSSDDAIQILKYINSTKTRTAYIYPGRTVLQTKPAPSMAAFSSRGPSAISPEIIKPDIAAPGLNILAAWTEGNSPTKIEGDHRRVKYNILSGTSMACPHVAAAAALLKAIHPDWSSAAVKSALITSAGLLNNEGKQITDASGKQADPFQFGSGYFRPEKAADPGLIYDASYTDYLSFLCSHGDLRSNPTFICPKSTPSTQNLNYPSFSFPKLIGKVSVKRTVTNVGGKGSVYFASVEPPLGVSIKVSPPILKFKSIGEKKSFELRVERQVNGKVEKDMYSFGWLTWSDGVHIVRSPIAVSLM, encoded by the exons ATGAACACTTTTCTATTTCTTCCGCTTCTTCTTTGGCTACCTCTCTTAGCCTCAAGTTTTGACACCAAG GTGTACATAGTATACTTAAGGCATAACGATGACGATGGAGAGAAAACGTTACATGAGATTGAAGAAAATCATCTTTCTTATTTGTTTAGTGTTAAAAAGTATGAAGATGAAGTCAGATCTTGTCTTCTTTACAGTTATAAGCATAGCATGAATGGATTTGCCGCCTTGCTTACTATTGATGAGGCCTCTCAACTCTCCG atatGAAGGAGGTTGTGAAGGTGATCCCAAGCCATGAAATGGAATATTCATTGCATACCACAAGATCATGGGAATTTTCAGGCTtagatgaagatttgaagccaAATCAATTGGATAAAAATGACTTGTTATCCAAATCTCAATATGGCAAAGATGTCATTGTTGGAATGATGGATAGTG GGGTGTGGCCAGAGTCAGAAAGCTTCAATGATAGAGGAATGGGACCCATTCCAGTTTCTTGGAAAGGTATCTGCCAAACTGGGCCCagtttcaaaacaacaaattgtAACAG AAAACTCATAGGAGCAAGATATTATCTTAAGGGTTATGAAGCACGATACGGACCTCTAAACACCACAAAAGACAGTCGGTCCCCCCGTGACATGGACGGGCACGGGACCCACACAGCCTCCACCGTCGGAGGCCGTGGTGTCCCCCACATCTCAGCCCTCGGTGGGTTTTCCGCCGGGACGGCTTTTGGGGGTGCACCGCAGGCCCGCCTGGCAATCTACAAAGTGTGTTGGGCGGTTCCAAACAAGGGAAAAGAAGATGGAAACACATGTCTTTTTGAAGACATGTTAGCTGCTTTTGATGATGCTATTAAAGATGGTGTTCATATTTTGAGCATTTCGATTGGTTCATCAACCCCGATTAATTATACAAATGACGGTCTTGCCCTTGGAGCACTTCAAGCGGTGAAAAATAATATTTTGGTGGTGTGTAGTGGCGGTAATGAAGGGCCGACGGTGTCCACGGTGGTTAATACTGCCCCGTGGTTACTTACGGTTGCTGCAAGTTCTATTGATCGTGCTTTTGTTGCCCCGGTTCAGTTAGGAAACGGCATAAAAATTAAG GGACAATCAGCAACTCCATACAAGCTGCCACAAAGGAAAATGTATAAACTTGTTTATGCAGCAGAGGTTGTGAATGAAGATGTACCAAAAACATACATATCAgg TCAATGTTTACCTGGTTCTTTATCCCCTCAAAAAGCCAAGGGCAAAATTGTCTTTTGCATGCGAGGGAACGGGACAAGAGTTGGAAAAGGGATGGAGGTAAAGAGGGCAGGCGGCATTGGCTACATTTTAGGAAACAGCCCCGCCAACGGAGCTGAGTTAACCGTCGACGCTCATGTTCTTCCGGCAACTGCAGTTTCATCAGATGATGCAATACAAATTCTCAAGTACATAAACTCCACAAAAACTAGAACAGCATATATTTATCCAGGAAGAACTGTATTACAAACTAAACCAGCTCCATCAATGGCTGCCTTCTCAAGTAGAGGCCCAAGTGCCATTTCGCCGGAGATCATCAAG CCGGATATTGCTGCACCAGGGTTGAATATACTGGCAGCGTGGACAGAAGGTAATTCTCCGACGAAGATCGAAGGTGATCACCGGAGGGTAAAATACAATATACTTTCAGGAACTTCAATGGCTTGCCCTCACGTCGCCGCCGCAGCTGCTCTACTCAAAGCGATTCACCCCGATTGGAGCAGCGCCGCCGTGAAATCAGCGCTTATAACCTCCG CTGGATTACTGAACAATGAAGGGAAGCAAATAACTGATGCATCAGGCAAACAAGCAGATCCATTCCAATTCGGATCGGGTTATTTCCGGCCGGAGAAGGCAGCTGATCCTGGACTCATCTACGATGCTTCGTACACCGATTATCTCTCGTTTCTTTGCAGCCATGGTGATTTAAGATCCAACCCAACTTTCATATGCCCTAAATCTACACCTTCAACTCAAAATCTAAACTACCCATCTTTCAGTTTCCCGAAATTAATCGGGAAAGTGAGTGTAAAGAGAACGGTGACGAATGTTGGGGGAAAAGGGAGTGTTTACTTTGCTAGTGTAGAACCGCCGTTGGGAGTCTCTATTAAGGTGTCGCCGCCGATTTTGAAGTTTAAAAGTATAGGCGAGAAGAAGAGTTTTGAATTAAGGGTGGAGAGACAGGTGAATGGGAAGGTGGAGAAAGACATGTACTCATTTGGGTGGCTCACATGGAGTGATGGTGTTCATATTGTTCGAAGTCCTATTGCAGTGTCTTTGATGTAG